A genomic segment from Arcobacter sp. CECT 8986 encodes:
- a CDS encoding NAD(P)/FAD-dependent oxidoreductase — translation MKKDIVIIGGGIVGLNCAYFLQKAGRQVTIIDENDITNSTSFGNAGLLSSYDKSPLSYPGVVLNTLKLMLKGQSPVILHPTTDLKIYNWLTKFILSANEKRCKKTMMLFEKFGEMSLQFYEQMIKEDNLDFDYHRDGMLSVFTEDKSYEEKLKKYNTPDDDRFEILNHSQIKEYVPTITSKAKGAILFKKNAYFDSRRVMSELKRHLEEIGVEFILNERVEQLDIKNDKIKYIITSSGNQYKAEHTIMSTGYQTLLANQCNKELVMTPAKGYSITFDMPTELKPKTSTLFNDLFIVMTPRRDNVRLTSKLEIGSTDPKVIQKQIDSIKNNFFAYNQSFDMKNEVTWTGFRPLTPNDIPLIGKDEKISNLTYAMGLGWLGMTFAPAIGSIISDLVANEKTNAQSDGILMFSGFYQ, via the coding sequence ATGAAAAAAGATATAGTAATAATTGGTGGGGGAATTGTTGGGCTTAATTGTGCATATTTTTTACAAAAAGCTGGAAGACAAGTTACAATAATAGATGAAAATGATATTACAAACTCTACATCATTTGGAAATGCAGGTTTATTATCTTCTTATGATAAATCACCTTTGAGTTATCCAGGAGTAGTTTTAAATACATTAAAACTTATGTTAAAAGGACAATCACCAGTAATTTTACATCCAACTACTGATTTAAAAATATATAACTGGCTTACAAAGTTTATATTAAGTGCAAATGAAAAAAGATGTAAAAAAACAATGATGTTATTTGAAAAGTTTGGTGAGATGTCTTTGCAGTTTTATGAACAAATGATAAAAGAAGATAATTTGGATTTTGATTATCATAGAGATGGAATGTTATCTGTATTTACAGAAGATAAAAGCTATGAAGAAAAATTAAAAAAATACAATACTCCAGATGATGATAGATTTGAAATATTAAATCACTCACAAATTAAAGAATACGTACCTACAATCACTTCAAAAGCAAAAGGTGCAATATTATTCAAAAAGAATGCTTATTTTGATTCTAGACGTGTTATGAGTGAATTAAAACGTCATTTAGAAGAGATTGGTGTTGAGTTTATACTAAATGAAAGAGTAGAGCAGTTAGATATAAAAAATGATAAGATAAAATATATAATAACATCAAGTGGAAATCAGTACAAAGCTGAACATACTATTATGTCAACTGGATATCAAACACTACTTGCAAACCAATGCAATAAAGAGTTAGTTATGACTCCTGCAAAAGGATATAGTATTACTTTTGATATGCCAACAGAACTTAAACCAAAAACTTCTACACTATTTAATGATTTGTTTATTGTAATGACTCCAAGAAGAGATAATGTAAGACTAACTTCAAAATTAGAAATTGGTAGCACAGACCCAAAAGTAATACAAAAACAAATAGATAGTATAAAAAACAACTTTTTTGCATACAATCAATCTTTTGATATGAAAAATGAAGTTACATGGACAGGCTTTAGACCTCTAACACCAAATGATATACCACTAATAGGAAAAGATGAAAAGATATCAAATTTAACTTATGCTATGGGACTTGGATGGCTTGGAATGACTTTTGCTCCTGCAATTGGCTCAATCATTAGTGATTTAGTAGCAAATGAAAAAACAAATGCACAAAGTGATGGAATATTAATGTTCTCAGGTTTTTATCAGTAA
- the rpsJ gene encoding 30S ribosomal protein S10, with the protein MEKIRLKLKAYDHRVLDRSVASIVEAVKRTGAELRGPIPLPTKIRKYTVLKGPHVNKDAREQFEIRVHSRIIDIIAATPDTVDSLMKLDLAPEVDVEVRSMGQE; encoded by the coding sequence ATGGAAAAAATTAGATTAAAGCTTAAAGCTTATGATCATAGAGTTTTAGACAGAAGTGTTGCTTCTATTGTTGAAGCTGTTAAAAGAACTGGTGCTGAGTTGAGAGGTCCAATTCCTCTTCCAACAAAAATCAGAAAATATACAGTTCTTAAAGGACCTCACGTAAACAAAGACGCTAGAGAGCAATTTGAAATCAGAGTACACAGCAGAATTATTGATATTATTGCTGCAACTCCAGATACAGTTGATTCTTTAATGAAACTTGATTTAGCTCCAGAAGTGGACGTTGAAGTTAGATCAATGGGTCAAGAATAA
- the rplC gene encoding 50S ribosomal protein L3 → MEFIVEKIGMSRTVSVPSVPVTLLKVLDTKVCEIAENSKAIVAYANGKKFNKAIEGQQKKYNLSKEFNRFATISVANTEAGDLDVSGLSEAAVLKTTFKTKGRGFAGVMKRWNFAGGPKSHGSRFHRAPGSIGNCEWPGRVQPGQKMPGHYGNTNVSVKNDVVSFDAETGILVVKGSVAGPNGALGKVKVAK, encoded by the coding sequence ATGGAATTCATAGTTGAAAAAATCGGTATGAGTAGAACTGTTTCAGTTCCAAGTGTTCCTGTTACACTTTTAAAAGTTCTTGATACGAAAGTATGTGAGATCGCTGAAAACAGTAAAGCAATCGTAGCTTATGCAAATGGTAAAAAATTTAATAAAGCTATCGAAGGGCAACAAAAAAAATATAATTTAAGTAAAGAGTTTAACAGATTTGCAACAATTTCTGTAGCAAATACTGAAGCTGGTGACTTAGATGTTTCTGGATTATCTGAAGCTGCTGTTTTAAAAACAACTTTTAAAACAAAAGGTAGAGGATTTGCTGGTGTTATGAAAAGATGGAATTTTGCTGGTGGACCAAAATCTCACGGTTCAAGATTTCATAGAGCTCCAGGTTCAATCGGTAACTGCGAATGGCCAGGTAGAGTACAACCAGGGCAAAAAATGCCAGGACATTACGGAAATACGAATGTATCTGTAAAAAATGATGTTGTTTCATTTGATGCTGAAACAGGTATTTTAGTTGTAAAAGGTTCAGTTGCTGGACCAAATGGTGCATTAGGAAAAGTAAAGGTTGCTAAATGA
- the rplD gene encoding 50S ribosomal protein L4, producing the protein MSKAIVLNEKFENNGELELPASYAEINSHNLYVYVKSYLASLRANTARVKNRTLVSGGGKKPKAQKGSGAARWGSRRSPLFVGGGQIFGPTKRNYNQKVNKKQKVLALSYALNAHAGQNSLFVVDSVKVESGKTKDAVNVLNKIAKRDTLVVVDTIDEKTYLAFRNIKNCYVIEKQEVNAYLISAYHSVLIEKSVFDALTKEA; encoded by the coding sequence ATGAGTAAAGCAATAGTATTAAACGAAAAATTTGAAAATAACGGTGAATTAGAATTACCAGCAAGTTATGCTGAGATTAACTCTCACAACTTATACGTTTATGTAAAGTCATATCTTGCATCTTTAAGAGCAAATACTGCTAGAGTTAAAAATAGAACTTTAGTAAGTGGTGGTGGTAAAAAACCAAAAGCTCAAAAAGGTTCAGGTGCTGCTAGATGGGGTTCTAGAAGATCTCCTTTATTTGTTGGTGGTGGACAAATTTTTGGACCAACAAAAAGAAACTACAACCAAAAAGTTAATAAAAAGCAAAAAGTTTTAGCATTATCATATGCTTTAAATGCTCATGCTGGACAAAATTCACTTTTTGTAGTTGATTCTGTAAAAGTTGAGTCTGGTAAGACTAAAGATGCAGTTAATGTTTTAAATAAAATAGCTAAAAGAGATACATTAGTTGTAGTTGATACAATTGATGAAAAAACTTATTTAGCATTTAGAAACATTAAAAACTGTTATGTTATTGAGAAGCAAGAAGTTAATGCTTATTTAATTTCTGCATACCATTCAGTACTAATTGAAAAATCAGTATTCGATGCACTAACAAAAGAGGCGTAA
- a CDS encoding 50S ribosomal protein L23, with product MADITDIKAILYTEKTIELQENGVIVVQTSPRMTKTGLKEVFKEYFGVTPSKVNSLRQSGKVKRFRGRLGKRPDFKKFYVTLPEGAEIANLSA from the coding sequence ATGGCAGATATTACAGATATTAAAGCAATATTATATACAGAAAAAACTATTGAACTTCAAGAAAACGGTGTTATCGTTGTTCAAACTAGTCCTAGAATGACTAAGACTGGTTTAAAAGAAGTTTTCAAAGAGTATTTTGGTGTAACACCTTCAAAGGTTAACTCATTAAGACAAAGTGGTAAAGTTAAAAGATTTAGAGGAAGATTAGGGAAAAGACCTGACTTCAAAAAATTCTATGTAACATTACCTGAGGGCGCTGAAATAGCGAACCTATCAGCATAA
- the rplB gene encoding 50S ribosomal protein L2 — translation MALKKFRPITPARRFMSVMDTSDITSKPTVKSLLKRVKASAGRNNNGRITSRHKEAGAKKLYRIIDFKRNKFGVEGTVSTIEYDPYRNCRICLISYADGDKRYILQPSGLKVGAKVQAAESGLDIVPGNAMRLISIPVGTMVHNIELKPGKGGQFARSAGGYAQIMGREDKYVILRLPSGEMRKILGVCMATVGIVGNEDFINMVVGKAGRTRHLGIRPQTRGSAMNPIDHPHGGGEGKTNSGRHPVTPWGMPTKGYKTRKKKASDKLIISRRKK, via the coding sequence ATGGCATTAAAAAAATTTAGACCAATAACTCCTGCAAGAAGATTCATGTCAGTAATGGATACTTCTGATATTACTTCTAAACCAACAGTAAAAAGTTTACTTAAAAGAGTAAAAGCAAGTGCTGGTAGAAATAATAACGGTAGAATCACTTCTAGACATAAAGAAGCAGGTGCTAAAAAATTATATAGAATTATAGATTTCAAAAGAAACAAATTTGGTGTAGAAGGTACTGTATCAACTATTGAATACGACCCATACAGAAATTGTAGAATTTGTTTAATCTCTTATGCTGATGGTGATAAAAGATATATCTTACAACCATCTGGATTAAAAGTTGGTGCAAAAGTTCAAGCTGCTGAGTCTGGATTAGATATCGTTCCAGGTAATGCTATGAGACTTATTAGTATCCCTGTTGGTACTATGGTTCATAATATTGAATTAAAACCAGGTAAAGGTGGTCAATTTGCAAGATCAGCTGGTGGATATGCACAAATCATGGGTAGAGAAGATAAATATGTTATCTTAAGATTACCTTCTGGTGAAATGAGAAAAATCCTAGGTGTTTGTATGGCAACTGTTGGTATTGTTGGAAATGAAGATTTCATCAATATGGTAGTAGGTAAAGCTGGTAGAACTAGACATCTTGGTATTAGACCTCAAACTAGAGGTTCTGCAATGAACCCAATTGATCACCCACACGGTGGTGGTGAAGGTAAAACTAACTCAGGAAGACATCCAGTTACTCCATGGGGTATGCCAACTAAAGGTTATAAAACTAGAAAGAAAAAAGCTAGTGATAAATTAATCATTTCAAGAAGAAAGAAGTAA
- the rpsS gene encoding 30S ribosomal protein S19 — MARSIKKGPFVDAHLMKKVIKATEANDKKPIKTWSRRSTILPDMIGFTFNVHNGRNFVPVLITENHVGYKLGEFAPTRTFKGHKGSVQKKVG, encoded by the coding sequence ATGGCAAGATCAATTAAAAAAGGTCCATTTGTAGACGCGCACCTAATGAAAAAAGTTATCAAAGCTACTGAAGCGAATGATAAAAAACCTATCAAAACATGGTCAAGAAGATCTACAATTTTACCAGATATGATTGGATTCACATTCAACGTGCACAATGGTAGAAACTTTGTTCCTGTATTAATTACAGAAAATCATGTTGGATACAAATTAGGTGAATTCGCACCAACTAGAACTTTTAAAGGACATAAAGGTTCTGTACAGAAGAAGGTAGGTTAA